In a single window of the Paramisgurnus dabryanus chromosome 23, PD_genome_1.1, whole genome shotgun sequence genome:
- the LOC135781512 gene encoding uncharacterized protein isoform X3: MSSVQSYKRFSDEQYKNWLKTTESLSILRTHMRDFIEQETETYHSSLRNKQALKGLTCDKKCTFKKNKNKQVPLCPLCNNWKKEIHNNHAKNANIYWENCQPPLWPTNKWEAAKAYMPRGHDKHGTFEEFDVAAILNLMRSCKHFSGIPDSCLQGVLKVRNSAMHSPDFKMSSADMEKNLVKVLEMARKLEARFPELKNLEKDLEKDIKQFNNILDKNFSQDSQCEVDGKQDDIENLKEIQKVLDREQQAMKEKLEGFLLHFEGNNEESVKEQSQDFLDFLDQNKDLLENLAPQVNKLKEMQEKVDQHEHQLTDLNDRVDYLEQVTTDPVLSGNPLRFKNHLYEFCRKNHWPEPKFTEERKAEGYKGMLEVNGQTFEGKMVCNSIKNAHQNVAHIALEYLESEVETTEPQTALTSTEISSSSSSRTHFGKVTVVLDQEFTSGGCFLKEEEAVESAYEDLWKQLQGVMGPVKEQTYKLAILDYFNKLDFPIPTIQFTQNDDNTTICKLRLSGSFTFHDTVGSSKKKQAEQQAAEVAVKHLSKILNCGPISDTEKNFKGLLKERLENLRLKAAEYDTEEGPSGTRPEPSSPSIIQATVKQPSNQEESQSISTASQLPSCQSHESVSGPVLVSLVPQNLSSPASQRKKARIDTSEIDALLTVWNLKAPHVKVENIQYDENFKCTMEINLENFTFTNKIGYDSKKEAIRKTYLLFGCAMGIFEPGTADEKTASAQVKQHFSQKSLPLPQEDFEGSSKPFCCSIKNISYKVVYEEQGSSESEAKLHALQKALSSLSRLFDYPSLTGANSLEDVENQLGCMLKGAGQKDPVISLHGPLVKTSIQLCFTDHTVKCTCKNSKKAARNHLSLRILSLLGEKTDSGSTSVRNCLDDWFKQKNLPQPAFEDTEEALGAKATFSVQFTCCNPAWEDNWDTAKKKLVEELKQRFQFLND, encoded by the exons ATGAGCTCTGTACAGTCTTACAAACGCTTCAGTGATGAGCAGTACAAAAACTGGTTAAAAACCACAGAGAGTCTTTCAATACTGAGGACTCATATGCGGGACTTCATTGAACAGGAAACCGAAACTTATCACAGCTCTCTGCGAAATAAACAGGCTCTCAAAGGATTGACCTGCGACAAAAAGTGCACTTTTAAGAAGAATAAGAATAAACAG GTACCTCTGTGCCCTTTGTGTAATAATTGGAAGAAGGAGATTCACAACAATCATGCTAAAAATGCTAATATATACTGGGAAAACTGCCAACCACCTCTATGGCCTACAAATAAATGGGAAGCTGCTAAA GCATATATGCCACGTGGGCATGATAAGCATGGTACATTTGAAGAGTTTGATGTTGCTGCTATTTTGAACTTAATGCGTTCCTGCAAACACTTCAGTGGCATCCCAGATTCTTGTCTGCAAGGT GTACTAAAGGTACGTAACAGCGCAATGCACTCACCTGACTTCAAAATGAGCAGTGCAGACATGGAAAAAAATCTTGTCAAGGTCCTGGAGATGGCCAGGAAGCTTGAAGCAAGATTCCCAGAACTGAAGAACTTGGAGAAAGACTTGGAGAAAGATATAAAACAG TTCAACAACATTCTGGACAAGAATTTCAGTCAGGACTCGCAGTGTGAGGTTGATGGCAAACAAGACGACATTGAGAACCTGAAAGAGATCCAGAAAGTTCTGGACCGGGAGCAACAAGCTATGAAGGAAAAGTTGGAAGGGTTTCTCTTGCACTTTGAGGGGAACAATGAAGAAAGTGTCAAAGAACAATCACAGGATTTTCTGGACTTTCTGGACCAAAACAAAGATCTTCTGGAGAACTTGGCCCCACAGGTCAACAAACTTAAAGAGATGCAAGAGAAAGTTGATCAACACGAGCATCAGCTCACCGACCTGAACGACAGAGTGGACTATCTGGAGCAGGTGACAACTG ATCCAGTCTTATCTGGCAACCCCCTCAGATTCAAGAATCATCTTTATGAATTTTGCCGTAAAAACCATTGGCCAGAGCCAAAGTTTACAGAAGAGCGAAAAGCCGAAG GTTACAAGGGTATGTTGGAAGTGAATGGACAAACATTCGAGGGCAAAATGGTGTGTAACAGCATAAAGAATGCCCATCAGAATGTAGCGCACATTGCTCTTGAATACCTGGAGTCAGAGGTTGAAACTACAGAACCACAAACAGCATTAACATCGACTGAGATCTCCAGTTCATCTTCCTCAC GGACCCACTTTGGTAAAGTGACTGTGGTTCTCGATCAAGAATTTACATCTGGTGGATGCTTTTTAAAAGAGGAGGAAGCAGTTGAATCAGCTTATGAGGATTTATGGAAGCAGTTGCAAGGTGTTATGGGTCCAGTGAAAG AACAGACATACAAGTTGGCAATCCTGGATTATTTCAACAAACTTGATTTCCCAATACCAACCATACAATTTACTCAGAATGATGACAACACAACCATCTGTAAACTCAGACTGAGCGGCTCTTTTACTTTTCATGACACAG TTGGCTCCAGCAAGAAGAAACAGGCAGAGCAACAAGCAGCTGAAGTTGCTGTGAAACATCTGTCAAAGATCCTTAACTGTGGTCCAATATCAGACACTGAGAAAAACTTCAAAGGTCTCCTGAAGGAGCGTCTAGAAAACCTGCGTCTCAAAGCTGCTGAGTATGACACCGAAGAAGGTCCAAGTGGAACCAGACCAGAACCTTCAAGCC CATCTATCATTCAGGCAACAGTAAAACAGCCTTCAAACCAGGAGGAGTCGCAAAGCATCTCTACAGCATCTCAGCTGCCATCATGTCAGAGTCATGAGTCAGTCAGTGGTCCTGTTCTTGTATCACTGGTTCCTCAAAATTTAAGTTCTCCAGCTTCACAGAGGAAAAAGGCCAGGATTGATACTTCAG AAATTGATGCGCTGCTTACTGTATGGAATCTGAAAGCGCCACATGTGAAGGTTGAGAACATCCAATATGATGAAAATTTCAAATGCACCATGGAAATCAACTTGGAAAACTTTactttcacaaacaaaataGGCTACGACTCTAAGAAGGAAGCCATTCGAAAAACGTACCTGTTATTCGGCTGTGCAATGGGAATTTTTGAACCTGGCACTGCAG ATGAAAAGACAGCCAGTGCTCAAGTGAAGCAGCACTTCTCTCAGAAATCTCTTCCACTTCCTCAGGAAGATTTTGAAGGTTCTTCAAAACCATTCTGTTGCTCAATAAAGAACATAAGTTACAAGGTTGTCTATGAAGAACAAG GATCTTCAGAGAGCGAAGCCAAGTTACATGCTCTCCAGAAAGCCCTCAGTTCACTTTCACGTCTATTTGATTATCCTTCACTAACCGGAGCTAATAGTCTTGAAGATGTGGAGAATCAACTGGGCTGCATGCTGAAAGGGGCAGGTCAGAAAGATCCAGTGATCTCGCTGCACGGGCCGCTGGTGAAGACCTCCATCCAGCTGTGTTTTACCGATCATACAGTCAAGTGTACATGCAAAAACAGCAAAAAAGCAGCTCGTAATCATCTCAGTTTACGTATACTGAGCCTGCTGGGAGAGAAGACAG ATTCAGGGAGTACATCTGTGAGAAACTGTTTAGATGATTGGTTTAAACAGAAGAATCTACCACAGCCTGCGTTTGAGGACACAGAAGAAGCCCTCGGAGCGAAAGCTACTTTCTCTGTTCAGTTCACCTGCTGTAATCCAG CTTGGGAAGACAACTGGGACACGGCAAAGAAGAAGCTGGTTGAAGAACTCAAGCAGAGATTTCAATTTCTAAACGACTAA
- the LOC135781512 gene encoding uncharacterized protein isoform X2 produces MSSVQSYKRFSDEQYKNWLKTTESLSILRTHMRDFIEQETETYHSSLRNKQALKGLTCDKKCTFKKNKNKQVPLCPLCNNWKKEIHNNHAKNANIYWENCQPPLWPTNKWEAAKAYMPRGHDKHGTFEEFDVAAILNLMRSCKHFSGIPDSCLQGVLKVRNSAMHSPDFKMSSADMEKNLVKVLEMARKLEARFPELKNLEKDLEKDIKQFNNILDKNFSQDSQCEVDGKQDDIENLKEIQKVLDREQQAMKEKLEGFLLHFEGNNEESVKEQSQDFLDFLDQNKDLLENLAPQVNKLKEMQEKVDQHEHQLTDLNDRVDYLEQVTTDPVLSGNPLRFKNHLYEFCRKNHWPEPKFTEERKAEGYKGMLEVNGQTFEGKMVCNSIKNAHQNVAHIALEYLESEVETTEPQTALTSTEISSSSSSRTHFGKVTVVLDQEFTSGGCFLKEEEAVESAYEDLWKQLQGVMGPVKEQTYKLAILDYFNKLDFPIPTIQFTQNDDNTTICKLRLSGSFTFHDTVGSSKKKQAEQQAAEVAVKHLSKILNCGPISDTEKNFKGLLKERLENLRLKAAEYDTEEGPSGTRPEPSSLCASVKRPSDLESESISTASPLSSCPSHESVSGPVPVSLDPQESCSSSSQRKKAKIDTSGLTFFGKVTVFLEREIVSDGGCSEEEASESAYKVLWQQLCINASIEGKTYKSTILDYFKENDFQMPAEEFNQNDDNTTICKLRLTGPFTFHDRVGSSKKKQAEQQAAKVAVNHLSKILNCDPIPATENFKSLLKERLENLRLKAAEYDTEEGPSGTRPEPSNTSIIQATVKQPSNQEESQSISTASQLPSCQSHESVSGPVLVSLVPQNLSSPASQRKKARIDTSEIDALLTVWNLKAPHVKVENIQYDENFKCTMEINLENFTFTNKIGYDSKKEAIRKTYLLFGCAMGIFEPGTADEKTASAQVKQHFSQKSLPLPQEDFEGSSKPFCCSIKNISYKVVYEEQGSSESEAKLHALQKALSSLSRLFDYPSLTGANSLEDVENQLGCMLKGAGQKDPVISLHGPLVKTSIQLCFTDHTVKCTCKNSKKAARNHLSLRILSLLGEKTDSGSTSVRNCLDDWFKQKNLPQPAFEDTEEALGAKATFSVQFTCCNPAWEDNWDTAKKKLVEELKQRFQFLND; encoded by the exons ATGAGCTCTGTACAGTCTTACAAACGCTTCAGTGATGAGCAGTACAAAAACTGGTTAAAAACCACAGAGAGTCTTTCAATACTGAGGACTCATATGCGGGACTTCATTGAACAGGAAACCGAAACTTATCACAGCTCTCTGCGAAATAAACAGGCTCTCAAAGGATTGACCTGCGACAAAAAGTGCACTTTTAAGAAGAATAAGAATAAACAG GTACCTCTGTGCCCTTTGTGTAATAATTGGAAGAAGGAGATTCACAACAATCATGCTAAAAATGCTAATATATACTGGGAAAACTGCCAACCACCTCTATGGCCTACAAATAAATGGGAAGCTGCTAAA GCATATATGCCACGTGGGCATGATAAGCATGGTACATTTGAAGAGTTTGATGTTGCTGCTATTTTGAACTTAATGCGTTCCTGCAAACACTTCAGTGGCATCCCAGATTCTTGTCTGCAAGGT GTACTAAAGGTACGTAACAGCGCAATGCACTCACCTGACTTCAAAATGAGCAGTGCAGACATGGAAAAAAATCTTGTCAAGGTCCTGGAGATGGCCAGGAAGCTTGAAGCAAGATTCCCAGAACTGAAGAACTTGGAGAAAGACTTGGAGAAAGATATAAAACAG TTCAACAACATTCTGGACAAGAATTTCAGTCAGGACTCGCAGTGTGAGGTTGATGGCAAACAAGACGACATTGAGAACCTGAAAGAGATCCAGAAAGTTCTGGACCGGGAGCAACAAGCTATGAAGGAAAAGTTGGAAGGGTTTCTCTTGCACTTTGAGGGGAACAATGAAGAAAGTGTCAAAGAACAATCACAGGATTTTCTGGACTTTCTGGACCAAAACAAAGATCTTCTGGAGAACTTGGCCCCACAGGTCAACAAACTTAAAGAGATGCAAGAGAAAGTTGATCAACACGAGCATCAGCTCACCGACCTGAACGACAGAGTGGACTATCTGGAGCAGGTGACAACTG ATCCAGTCTTATCTGGCAACCCCCTCAGATTCAAGAATCATCTTTATGAATTTTGCCGTAAAAACCATTGGCCAGAGCCAAAGTTTACAGAAGAGCGAAAAGCCGAAG GTTACAAGGGTATGTTGGAAGTGAATGGACAAACATTCGAGGGCAAAATGGTGTGTAACAGCATAAAGAATGCCCATCAGAATGTAGCGCACATTGCTCTTGAATACCTGGAGTCAGAGGTTGAAACTACAGAACCACAAACAGCATTAACATCGACTGAGATCTCCAGTTCATCTTCCTCAC GGACCCACTTTGGTAAAGTGACTGTGGTTCTCGATCAAGAATTTACATCTGGTGGATGCTTTTTAAAAGAGGAGGAAGCAGTTGAATCAGCTTATGAGGATTTATGGAAGCAGTTGCAAGGTGTTATGGGTCCAGTGAAAG AACAGACATACAAGTTGGCAATCCTGGATTATTTCAACAAACTTGATTTCCCAATACCAACCATACAATTTACTCAGAATGATGACAACACAACCATCTGTAAACTCAGACTGAGCGGCTCTTTTACTTTTCATGACACAG TTGGCTCCAGCAAGAAGAAACAGGCAGAGCAACAAGCAGCTGAAGTTGCTGTGAAACATCTGTCAAAGATCCTTAACTGTGGTCCAATATCAGACACTGAGAAAAACTTCAAAGGTCTCCTGAAGGAGCGTCTAGAAAACCTGCGTCTCAAAGCTGCTGAGTATGACACCGAAGAAGGTCCAAGTGGAACCAGACCAGAACCTTCAAGCC TTTGTGCATCAGTGAAACGGCCTTCAGACCTGGAGTCTGAAAGCATCTCTACAGCATCTCCGCTGTCATCAtgtccgagtcatgagtcagtCAGTGGTCCTGTACCTGTATCACTGGATCCTCAAGAATCATGTTCTTCATCTTCACAGAGAAAAAAGGCCAAGATTGATACTTCAG gGCTCACCTTCTTTGGTAAAGTGACTGTTTTCCTTGAACGAGAAATTGTATCGGATGGAGGATGTTCAGAAGAGGAAGCAAGTGAATCAGCTTATAAAGTTTTATGGCAACAGTTATGCATTAATGCTTCAATTGAAG GTAAGACATACAAGTCCACAATCCTAGAttatttcaaagaaaatgatttCCAGATGCCAGCAGAAGAGTTTAATCAAAATGATGACAACACAACCATCTGTAAACTCCGACTCACTGGCCCTTTTACCTTTCATGACAGGG TTGGCTCCAGCAAGAAGAAACAGGCAGAGCAACAGGCAGCTAAAGTTGCTGTGAACCATCTGTCAAAGATCCTCAACTGTGATCCAATACCAGCCACTGAGAACTTCAAAAGTCTCCTAAAGGAGCGTCTAGAAAACCTGCGTCTCAAAGCTGCTGAGTATGACACTGAAGAAGGTCCAAGTGGAACCAGACCAGAACCTTCAAACA CATCTATCATTCAGGCAACAGTAAAACAGCCTTCAAACCAGGAGGAGTCGCAAAGCATCTCTACAGCATCTCAGCTGCCATCATGTCAGAGTCATGAGTCAGTCAGTGGTCCTGTTCTTGTATCACTGGTTCCTCAAAATTTAAGTTCTCCAGCTTCACAGAGGAAAAAGGCCAGGATTGATACTTCAG AAATTGATGCGCTGCTTACTGTATGGAATCTGAAAGCGCCACATGTGAAGGTTGAGAACATCCAATATGATGAAAATTTCAAATGCACCATGGAAATCAACTTGGAAAACTTTactttcacaaacaaaataGGCTACGACTCTAAGAAGGAAGCCATTCGAAAAACGTACCTGTTATTCGGCTGTGCAATGGGAATTTTTGAACCTGGCACTGCAG ATGAAAAGACAGCCAGTGCTCAAGTGAAGCAGCACTTCTCTCAGAAATCTCTTCCACTTCCTCAGGAAGATTTTGAAGGTTCTTCAAAACCATTCTGTTGCTCAATAAAGAACATAAGTTACAAGGTTGTCTATGAAGAACAAG GATCTTCAGAGAGCGAAGCCAAGTTACATGCTCTCCAGAAAGCCCTCAGTTCACTTTCACGTCTATTTGATTATCCTTCACTAACCGGAGCTAATAGTCTTGAAGATGTGGAGAATCAACTGGGCTGCATGCTGAAAGGGGCAGGTCAGAAAGATCCAGTGATCTCGCTGCACGGGCCGCTGGTGAAGACCTCCATCCAGCTGTGTTTTACCGATCATACAGTCAAGTGTACATGCAAAAACAGCAAAAAAGCAGCTCGTAATCATCTCAGTTTACGTATACTGAGCCTGCTGGGAGAGAAGACAG ATTCAGGGAGTACATCTGTGAGAAACTGTTTAGATGATTGGTTTAAACAGAAGAATCTACCACAGCCTGCGTTTGAGGACACAGAAGAAGCCCTCGGAGCGAAAGCTACTTTCTCTGTTCAGTTCACCTGCTGTAATCCAG CTTGGGAAGACAACTGGGACACGGCAAAGAAGAAGCTGGTTGAAGAACTCAAGCAGAGATTTCAATTTCTAAACGACTAA
- the LOC135781512 gene encoding uncharacterized protein isoform X1, producing the protein MSSVQSYKRFSDEQYKNWLKTTESLSILRTHMRDFIEQETETYHSSLRNKQALKGLTCDKKCTFKKNKNKQVPLCPLCNNWKKEIHNNHAKNANIYWENCQPPLWPTNKWEAAKAYMPRGHDKHGTFEEFDVAAILNLMRSCKHFSGIPDSCLQGVLKVRNSAMHSPDFKMSSADMEKNLVKVLEMARKLEARFPELKNLEKDLEKDIKQFNNILDKNFSQDSQCEVDGKQDDIENLKEIQKVLDREQQAMKEKLEGFLLHFEGNNEESVKEQSQDFLDFLDQNKDLLENLAPQVNKLKEMQEKVDQHEHQLTDLNDRVDYLEQVTTDPVLSGNPLRFKNHLYEFCRKNHWPEPKFTEERKAEGYKGMLEVNGQTFEGKMVCNSIKNAHQNVAHIALEYLESEVETTEPQTALTSTEISSSSSSRTHFGKVTVVLDQEFTSGGCFLKEEEAVESAYEDLWKQLQGVMGPVKEQTYKLAILDYFNKLDFPIPTIQFTQNDDNTTICKLRLSGSFTFHDTVGSSKKKQAEQQAAEVAVKHLSKILNCGPISDTEKNFKGLLKERLENLRLKAAEYDTEEGPSGTRPEPSSLVCASVKRPSDLESESISTASPLSSCPSHESVSGPVPVSLDPQESCSSSSQRKKAKIDTSGLTFFGKVTVFLEREIVSDGGCSEEEASESAYKVLWQQLCINASIEGKTYKSTILDYFKENDFQMPAEEFNQNDDNTTICKLRLTGPFTFHDRVGSSKKKQAEQQAAKVAVNHLSKILNCDPIPATENFKSLLKERLENLRLKAAEYDTEEGPSGTRPEPSNTSIIQATVKQPSNQEESQSISTASQLPSCQSHESVSGPVLVSLVPQNLSSPASQRKKARIDTSEIDALLTVWNLKAPHVKVENIQYDENFKCTMEINLENFTFTNKIGYDSKKEAIRKTYLLFGCAMGIFEPGTADEKTASAQVKQHFSQKSLPLPQEDFEGSSKPFCCSIKNISYKVVYEEQGSSESEAKLHALQKALSSLSRLFDYPSLTGANSLEDVENQLGCMLKGAGQKDPVISLHGPLVKTSIQLCFTDHTVKCTCKNSKKAARNHLSLRILSLLGEKTDSGSTSVRNCLDDWFKQKNLPQPAFEDTEEALGAKATFSVQFTCCNPAWEDNWDTAKKKLVEELKQRFQFLND; encoded by the exons ATGAGCTCTGTACAGTCTTACAAACGCTTCAGTGATGAGCAGTACAAAAACTGGTTAAAAACCACAGAGAGTCTTTCAATACTGAGGACTCATATGCGGGACTTCATTGAACAGGAAACCGAAACTTATCACAGCTCTCTGCGAAATAAACAGGCTCTCAAAGGATTGACCTGCGACAAAAAGTGCACTTTTAAGAAGAATAAGAATAAACAG GTACCTCTGTGCCCTTTGTGTAATAATTGGAAGAAGGAGATTCACAACAATCATGCTAAAAATGCTAATATATACTGGGAAAACTGCCAACCACCTCTATGGCCTACAAATAAATGGGAAGCTGCTAAA GCATATATGCCACGTGGGCATGATAAGCATGGTACATTTGAAGAGTTTGATGTTGCTGCTATTTTGAACTTAATGCGTTCCTGCAAACACTTCAGTGGCATCCCAGATTCTTGTCTGCAAGGT GTACTAAAGGTACGTAACAGCGCAATGCACTCACCTGACTTCAAAATGAGCAGTGCAGACATGGAAAAAAATCTTGTCAAGGTCCTGGAGATGGCCAGGAAGCTTGAAGCAAGATTCCCAGAACTGAAGAACTTGGAGAAAGACTTGGAGAAAGATATAAAACAG TTCAACAACATTCTGGACAAGAATTTCAGTCAGGACTCGCAGTGTGAGGTTGATGGCAAACAAGACGACATTGAGAACCTGAAAGAGATCCAGAAAGTTCTGGACCGGGAGCAACAAGCTATGAAGGAAAAGTTGGAAGGGTTTCTCTTGCACTTTGAGGGGAACAATGAAGAAAGTGTCAAAGAACAATCACAGGATTTTCTGGACTTTCTGGACCAAAACAAAGATCTTCTGGAGAACTTGGCCCCACAGGTCAACAAACTTAAAGAGATGCAAGAGAAAGTTGATCAACACGAGCATCAGCTCACCGACCTGAACGACAGAGTGGACTATCTGGAGCAGGTGACAACTG ATCCAGTCTTATCTGGCAACCCCCTCAGATTCAAGAATCATCTTTATGAATTTTGCCGTAAAAACCATTGGCCAGAGCCAAAGTTTACAGAAGAGCGAAAAGCCGAAG GTTACAAGGGTATGTTGGAAGTGAATGGACAAACATTCGAGGGCAAAATGGTGTGTAACAGCATAAAGAATGCCCATCAGAATGTAGCGCACATTGCTCTTGAATACCTGGAGTCAGAGGTTGAAACTACAGAACCACAAACAGCATTAACATCGACTGAGATCTCCAGTTCATCTTCCTCAC GGACCCACTTTGGTAAAGTGACTGTGGTTCTCGATCAAGAATTTACATCTGGTGGATGCTTTTTAAAAGAGGAGGAAGCAGTTGAATCAGCTTATGAGGATTTATGGAAGCAGTTGCAAGGTGTTATGGGTCCAGTGAAAG AACAGACATACAAGTTGGCAATCCTGGATTATTTCAACAAACTTGATTTCCCAATACCAACCATACAATTTACTCAGAATGATGACAACACAACCATCTGTAAACTCAGACTGAGCGGCTCTTTTACTTTTCATGACACAG TTGGCTCCAGCAAGAAGAAACAGGCAGAGCAACAAGCAGCTGAAGTTGCTGTGAAACATCTGTCAAAGATCCTTAACTGTGGTCCAATATCAGACACTGAGAAAAACTTCAAAGGTCTCCTGAAGGAGCGTCTAGAAAACCTGCGTCTCAAAGCTGCTGAGTATGACACCGAAGAAGGTCCAAGTGGAACCAGACCAGAACCTTCAAGCC TAGTTTGTGCATCAGTGAAACGGCCTTCAGACCTGGAGTCTGAAAGCATCTCTACAGCATCTCCGCTGTCATCAtgtccgagtcatgagtcagtCAGTGGTCCTGTACCTGTATCACTGGATCCTCAAGAATCATGTTCTTCATCTTCACAGAGAAAAAAGGCCAAGATTGATACTTCAG gGCTCACCTTCTTTGGTAAAGTGACTGTTTTCCTTGAACGAGAAATTGTATCGGATGGAGGATGTTCAGAAGAGGAAGCAAGTGAATCAGCTTATAAAGTTTTATGGCAACAGTTATGCATTAATGCTTCAATTGAAG GTAAGACATACAAGTCCACAATCCTAGAttatttcaaagaaaatgatttCCAGATGCCAGCAGAAGAGTTTAATCAAAATGATGACAACACAACCATCTGTAAACTCCGACTCACTGGCCCTTTTACCTTTCATGACAGGG TTGGCTCCAGCAAGAAGAAACAGGCAGAGCAACAGGCAGCTAAAGTTGCTGTGAACCATCTGTCAAAGATCCTCAACTGTGATCCAATACCAGCCACTGAGAACTTCAAAAGTCTCCTAAAGGAGCGTCTAGAAAACCTGCGTCTCAAAGCTGCTGAGTATGACACTGAAGAAGGTCCAAGTGGAACCAGACCAGAACCTTCAAACA CATCTATCATTCAGGCAACAGTAAAACAGCCTTCAAACCAGGAGGAGTCGCAAAGCATCTCTACAGCATCTCAGCTGCCATCATGTCAGAGTCATGAGTCAGTCAGTGGTCCTGTTCTTGTATCACTGGTTCCTCAAAATTTAAGTTCTCCAGCTTCACAGAGGAAAAAGGCCAGGATTGATACTTCAG AAATTGATGCGCTGCTTACTGTATGGAATCTGAAAGCGCCACATGTGAAGGTTGAGAACATCCAATATGATGAAAATTTCAAATGCACCATGGAAATCAACTTGGAAAACTTTactttcacaaacaaaataGGCTACGACTCTAAGAAGGAAGCCATTCGAAAAACGTACCTGTTATTCGGCTGTGCAATGGGAATTTTTGAACCTGGCACTGCAG ATGAAAAGACAGCCAGTGCTCAAGTGAAGCAGCACTTCTCTCAGAAATCTCTTCCACTTCCTCAGGAAGATTTTGAAGGTTCTTCAAAACCATTCTGTTGCTCAATAAAGAACATAAGTTACAAGGTTGTCTATGAAGAACAAG GATCTTCAGAGAGCGAAGCCAAGTTACATGCTCTCCAGAAAGCCCTCAGTTCACTTTCACGTCTATTTGATTATCCTTCACTAACCGGAGCTAATAGTCTTGAAGATGTGGAGAATCAACTGGGCTGCATGCTGAAAGGGGCAGGTCAGAAAGATCCAGTGATCTCGCTGCACGGGCCGCTGGTGAAGACCTCCATCCAGCTGTGTTTTACCGATCATACAGTCAAGTGTACATGCAAAAACAGCAAAAAAGCAGCTCGTAATCATCTCAGTTTACGTATACTGAGCCTGCTGGGAGAGAAGACAG ATTCAGGGAGTACATCTGTGAGAAACTGTTTAGATGATTGGTTTAAACAGAAGAATCTACCACAGCCTGCGTTTGAGGACACAGAAGAAGCCCTCGGAGCGAAAGCTACTTTCTCTGTTCAGTTCACCTGCTGTAATCCAG CTTGGGAAGACAACTGGGACACGGCAAAGAAGAAGCTGGTTGAAGAACTCAAGCAGAGATTTCAATTTCTAAACGACTAA